The region AGAAGTTCCTGTTGCTTTTCCTAAAAGTTCAGCCATTACGTTTCTGGGATCAACTCCCATACCAATTGGTTGTACGTGGTTTCTGTAAGCAGTAATCATTTTGTCTTTGGTCAAATCCATAGCGTGCAGTGCGCCAGCTAATACAGCTTCTTGACCATTATATAGGTGTAGAAAACCTCTAACTTTTTGTTGAATGTATAATGCTGCAAGTTTGTCTTCAAACTTTCTCCAAAGTAGCATGTCTTCATACCACTTTAAATATACCTCTTTTGTAACTTCTTTCATCTGAATTCTTTCTTTTGCTAAAGTTGTTTGTGTTATCGATTATTGTGCCTGTAACGCAAAATAGTTTCCTCCCACAAATTTGCGCCCGAAAGGTCGGGATGCAAAAATAAGACATTACATTTAAGAACTAAAATTTAATGACTACTTTTTGGCTTTTTTTTACAAGAACTTTTTATCAAACATCAAAGGGAGCAAATTTTTCAATGATGATGATTTATAAACTTCGCCAATTTCACCCATAAAATAGATTTCAATAGGAGTTTCTTGTTTTATCTCATATTCTGCAATTGATTGACGGCAGGAACCGCAAGGCGGAATAGGAGCAGTAGTTTGGTTGGTGTCTGAAGCTGCTGTAATTGCCATTTTTAAAATTTTGGCTTCCGGATATGCGCTTCCTGCGTAAAAAATTGCAGTTCGTTCTGCACAAAGTCCGGATGGATAAGCTGCATTTTCCTGATTCGAACCTAAAATTACTTTTCCATTATCTAAAAGTAAAGCAGCACCAACTCTGAACTTTGAATAAGGTGCATATGCTTTTTTTCTTATTTCAATTGCCTGGTTCATTAAGTTCTGAATTTCTTTAGGCAGTTCGTTTAAATTCTCAAAAATTGTAAATGAAGTTGTTATATTGATTTCTTTCATCTGTTTTTTAAGGGAAAAAAAATCCAAATTCCTAAAATGCCGGAATTTGGATTATGTTATTTTTATTTTAGTCTTTTGTCTTTAATACGTTTCGTATTTGTCTCCAAAGTTAAACGTTAAAGAGAAACGAAGTGTGTTCTCTAAAGGGTTTTTTATTTTCGAAGCTGAGAATAGGTAAGAAACATCAATTTTCATGATGTTGTATTTGAAGCCTGCTCCTAAAGAGAAAAACTGTTTAGCACCTTTTTCAGGACTTTCGTGATAGTATCCTAAACGCATTGCAAATGCGTCCTGATACATATATTCTGCAGCAAGGCTGTAGGTTACTTCTTTCATTTCTTCGCTGAATCCGCCCGGAGCATCTCCAAAAGATTTGAATATCCCCGAAACCCAACCTATGTTTCTGTAATTGTTATAGGCTGCGTCTGTTGCTTGCTGTTGTGTAATGTCTTCAGGATCGTCAAAATCACCATCGCCGTTTCCGTCAACAGCTGCTTGGATTCCCGGAGGGGTTGGAACTAAAAGTTTGGTAAGTTCGGCACTTACAGCAAGTTTGTTGTAATCATCAAAAATAAATTCAAATCCGCCTCCTAATCTTAAATTGGCAGGTAAGAAGTTTGAGCTTAAATCATCTCTGTCATAACTGATTTTTGGCCCCATATTCTGAAGGTTTATACCAGCTCTCCATCTTCCATTGAAGTCCTGATAGGCAATTTCTTCAGACTGGTAAAAAGCGGCAACATCAACAGCAAATGAACTTGCAGCTGATGCATCAACTTCTTCTGATGCAACTTTTAAATTTGAGTTTATGAAACGTGCGGCAACTGCCATAGAGAATTCTTCGCTTAATTTTAGAGAGTATGAGCCATCTAAAGCAAATTCGTTTGGATTTACTTCACGTACGGCTTCGTTTGGATCTCCGGTATATCTTAATTCGATTCCTCCGAAACCAAAATAACGAAAACTTCCGGCAAAAGCACTTCTTTCGTTAATTTTGTTGTAGTATGTTACCTGACCTAAAGAAATATCATTAGCAAGATCTGTCAAATAAGGAGTGTAACTAATAGAAAGACCTTGTGCGTCTTCTGAAAAGGCATATTTCGCCGGATTCCATTGTTGCGAGAATACATCGGCAGAAGTAGCGACACCCTGATCGCCTAAACCAGCTGCTCTTGCGTCTGCGGCAACTAATAAGAAAGGAACTCCGGTTACTATTGGCCTGGACTCCTGAGCCTTTGAATTATAAAGGGTAAAAAGGCAAATTAATAAAAGTGATAGTTTTTTCATTTAAGGGACTTATGTTTTTGGTGGTGCAAATATAGATAATATTATAGGATGACAAGCTTTTCGTACTTTTCTGCTTTTTTATTTGTTAAATTTGATTTTACAGTTAGTTTGTAAATATACACTCCTTTTCCAATTCTATCGCCAAAATCGTCTTTTCCATCCCATGTAATTTCTCTTGACAAAAATCCTTCTGTTGTTATGGTTTGGTTTTTTGTCCAGACTACTTTTCCGGTTATGGTCATTACCTGTACTTGTACATCCAGAGGCTCATAAGGTCTGTTGTGGGAAAACCAAAACTGCGTATAAGTTGAAAAAGGATTGGGATAATTAAGAACATGTGATAATGTCAGCGACTCGTCTCCAACAACTGTAAACTGAATTTCGCTTGTAACAGGATTATTGTAAACGTCCCAGGCGGTAAAACTTATAGTATGAAGCCCCGGAGCTAAGTTTCTAAACGGGAAACGTAAATTTCCATTAGTATAATCGTCTAATTTTGTCTGATAATAATCATTCAAAATGTATGGATTGCTTACATCTCCATCTAAAATTGCTACAATATCATGTCCGATTCCGCTTGCTGTATTTATTCCGTTTTCGTCTTCCAGGAAGGCTAAAAGAAAAGGAGACTCGTTTGTGATACCTCCGGATACAAAAGTTTCATCGTTCATATATAACTTCACTTTTGGACTAATATTGTCCTGAGGAGCATTTTCGTTAATTCCTCCAATTTTAATGGTGTTGTTGTAGCCTGTCTGATTTTCCAGAGCTGCATTTTTCTTCGAATAAAAACTAATTTTTCCGTTATCAACAGGAATTCGAATGTCTCTTGGAACAACGAAACTAAACTCAAATTGACCATTTGTAACGGAAGCATTTCCTCTAAAAATAGTTTCTCCTAAAGTTTTAAACTGCATCGGCGGACTAAAGCCGTCATTGTTTAAGGTTGTATTTGTAATCATTTTGTCAAAAATGGCAGTTGCTAATTCTCCATTATAATTACTTAAAAGAATATTGTTTTCGTCTGTAATCTCTCCTGATATTTTGATTTTGGATAATGATTTAAAGTCAGGGATTGGTTGTGAGATCGCAATATCATTTACTTTTGTCAGGTTGATTCTTGGTTTTGGAATGGCCAACATTAAGGCGGGATCGCCTATATATGTAACGACATTGCTTCCGGAGCTAGGTTTTTCATTTTTTGAAATCCTTAGTGATTCAGCTATACTGTTATATTGGTTAGAGCCGTAGGATAAAAGATTTTTGCTTAACTCGTCGTTGAAATTTTCTCCATTAATCTGACCGATTTCACGAATTGTAGTCAACATAGAAATTGCGCCTCCTTTAGGATTCCAATAAACATATTCTCCTGCTGTTGGTCTTGTTGGGTCATCAAATCTTGAAAATTCACAAGTTATGGTTATAAATAAAGGATACTTATATTGATTGTTCAGATTTTGACTGTCTGATTTTTCCCAAATTCTTTCGCTGGCTAATCCGTCTTCACCTCCGTGGCCTAAATAATTAAAAATTAGAGCGCCTTTTTCAAAAGCATTAAAGAAATCTGTTCGGGCTTTAGGATATCTCGATCCTCCTGCAGATGCTTCTTGTGTGTAGGCATCAAGGAATATTTTTTCAATATTAAAAAAAGGTTTTTCAGTTGCGATTAAATCGGCCAATGTATTTTGACGTGTCTGTAATGTTTCATCGCCGGGTTTGTCCGAATCATCACTAACTAAAACAAAGTTATTTCGCCAGTTTCCGTATGATTTTGTATCGTGGTATTCTAGAACTTTATTAACCATTTCCTGTGCCTGTGCATTGTCTGAAACCAACATTCGTCCTACAGCAATGTCTATTCCGTTGAAAGGATCTCCAACAATTCCTTCATCAGGATCCATTAATCCGTAAAAGTCATCAGAGGCAAATCCACCTTCGCCTACAGTGTTGCTTCTGAGGGCCTGATATATAGGTACAATGTTGTTGTTGTTTGGAATTCTGTCTTTATAGTCGTAAGAAGCATCTCCAAACAGATTTAGGTATTTTATTCTTCTTTCTGAAGAAGAAGCGTTCTCATAAATATATTTTACAAAATTTCTAATCCCTGCAATGTCCTGTTTTCCTGAAGAGAATTCCTGATAGATATTTTCGAGTGAAACCACTTTGACATTCAGATTTGAATAATTGCGATGAAAAATAGCTAATCTTTCTGCTTGAGAAACCAGAGATTTTTGTGTTATGATTAAGTAATCTATGTCCTGAAAAGTATTTTGACTGTTTCTAAAAATAGTTCCTTTTAGATTTTGGTTTGCAATTTTTGATTGGTTTTCTTTTGAAGGTATATAATAATCAGACGCGTCTATTGCGACATATTTTCTTACTTCTCCCAAATTGGCTTTAAAGCTAAAACTGGTTTGATTTTGTTTCTCAATTTTGGATATATTATATAGGTCTGTAATATCCCATATTTGTGATATTCCTGCGGCGTTTCCAATAGTATAATTGACCACTCCAGCGACGGAACCTGCATCGTTATATTGGAAGAGGAATTGTTTTCCTGTTCCCAAAAGTTTTCGTTTTGCGGTTAACGCAATATAATCCAGATAGCCTTTTGATCCGGGTACTCCGTTATTGTTATAAGCGAGTTTAATTTTGATGTTGTCGGCTCCTGTGAATGTTGTGTTTGTTGCTAAACTATCAAGGTCGTATTTAATGTCTGAATTTACAGTTAAGAAACTATGATTAATGGTTCCCACATTTTGTCCGTTAGCAGAAACAGTAAATGATGTGTTGGTAAAGGCGGCAGATGCTGTAGTTGTTCTTATTTTTACCGGAATAGAGGTGTCAAGATTAGGGAAATTAAAAGAGAATTCCTGTTCCGGATTGATGTCAAATGATTCCCCAAACCATTGACGGCCTAAATGTACAATGTTGGTTTGGTCGATTTCGTGAAATTGATAGTCATCAAACGTGCTCAGTTCTAATGTGCTGTTTGCGGTAGGCTGATTAAGGTTTTGGATTCTTTTTCCGTCTCCACCAGCGACCGTGATATAATAATAGGCTTTAGTATCGTATAGATTTAAGTTAGTCTGACTTTCAGAGTTCCAGTTTTCAACTCCTTCTGCATAGAAAAGAATGTAGTCTTCATTATTAAAAACACCATCATTTTCTCCGGCTATCTGAATTGCGTTTTCTGTTAAATCATCAGGATAATAAATATTGTTGGCTAACGGAAGCATTCTTCCTCCATTTCCGTAAATTTTTATTCTTCGTGGATCAACTTTTGAAGGATCAAATCCTAAACTTTGTAAAAATGAGCGTGTTATTTTGTAAACACCGGATTTTTGAATATAAAATCGATACCAGTCTCCTGATGCTAATACAGAATTGGAAATTGCTGCCGTTTTTTGAAAAATAGTTCGACTTGAGCTTCTTGCGGTAGAATTGTTGATATTGTAAGAAAAAGACTTGATTCGTTTAAAGCTGTTTCCATCTTTTATGATAGGATTTAAGAAAAGAAAAGTATGTTTTAAGTCTCTTGCATTTGTTATTATTAATGATTCGTTTGGTTTGTCAGGGATGTTTTCTATTCCTAAATCCCCTAAGTCAGCTCTGGAAAGTGACTCATAAATAACATTGCTAATTTGTACAGAACTGCCACTTGAAAGGTTTGATATGTTTAAATTTTCCAGTAATGTTATGTTTTTTTTAGTCATATTGAAGCGAAAGCCGCCTCCTGTAAAGTATGGAATAATGATTTTATTTTCGCCGTAATTTGTTTCTTTTTTATCCTGCCAATTAATTGTCAAGCCCCCATTTAACTGAGAAAATGTGAGAATTGGAATTAGAAAAAGAGAGATGAAAAAAAGCTGTTTCATTGGTTTAAAAAGCGAAATTTAATTAAAAAATAATTAGTAAGTAAAAATATAGTATTTCGTGTTACAGTAAATAATAAAAAGTATATTTTTGCGTTCGTAACTAAAGGTTATTTTTCTGGTAAAAAACAGCTGAATAAAATTATTAGAACAGATGTTGCCAATTAAATGTTAATTATTATATTGCAGCACCTAAATTTATCACCTAAGAATGAGTATGAAAGTAAACAAAATTGTAGTCTTGCAATTAATGATGTCAATGGTATTGATGTTGGGCACGGCTAGTTGTAGCAAAAAATCGAGTTCCACTCACGCTTCAAGAGCCACTGGTTGGGACGTAGATAGTCAGAATGGAACTGCTGCCAGAAATGCAGGTAAAAAACAACAGGCTGGTCCTGGTTTGGTTTTTGTTGAAGGAGGTACGTTTACAATGGGTAAAGTACAGGATGATGTTATGCATGATTGGAATAACACACCAACTCAACAACACGTTCAGTCATTCTATATGGATGAAACCGAAGTTACAAACGGTATGTACTTAGAATACCTAGAGTGGTTAAAGAAAGTTTTTCCACCTACAGAAGAAAATTACAAAAATATTTACGAAGGAGCATCGCCAGATACTCTTGTTTGGAGAAATCGTTTAGGATATAACGAAACGATGACTAATAACTATTTAAGACACCCTTCTTATGCTAACTATCCTGTAGTTGGTGTTAACTGGATTCAGGCTGTTGAATTTAGTAAATGGAGAACAGACCGTGTAAATGAGGCAGTTTTAGAGAAAAACGGGTACCTTCAAAAAGGTGCTAAAACTAATGATGTAAATGCTGAAAATGCATTTAATACTGAAGGATACTTAATGTCTCCAAGTACATCACGTGGTGCAAGCGAAGAAATTGTTTTAAAGAAAAATCCAACTGGAAGAAGACCAAAAGCTGGAAAAGATGGTGTAGTTCCTGAAGAGAAAAATGTGTACGCACAACGTTCTTCTGGAATCATTTTACCAGAATACAGACTTCCTACTGAAGCAGAATGGGAATATGCAGCTGCTGCAGATGTTGGACAAAGAGAATATAACATCTACAAAGGACAAAAGAAATATCCTTGGTCTGGAGATTATACTCGTTCTAACAAGCGTAAAAACAAAGGAGATCAATTGGCTAACTTTAAACAAGGAAACGGTGATTACGGTGGAATTGCAGGTTGGTCAGATGACGGAGCAGATATTACAAATGCTGTGAAAAGTTATGCTCCAAACGATTTCGGATTATATGATATGGCCGGAAACGTTGCAGAATGGGTTGCTGACGTTTACAGACCAATTATTGATAATGAAGCAAATGATTTCAACTACTACAGAGGAAACCAATATGCTAAAAACAAAATTGGTAAAGATGGTAAAATCGAAATTGTTACAACTGCTACAATTAAGTATGATACTTTAAGTAACGGTAAAGTTATTGCAAGAAACCTTCCTGGAGAAATTGCTCAGGTTCCGGTTGATGAGCAGGAAACTTATTTGAGACAAAACTTCAGTACAAGTGATAATATCAACTATAGAGATGGTGATAAACAATCTTCAAGATATTTTGACTTTGGCGATTCTGAATCAGGTTCAAAAGCAGATCAGGCAATGTACAATTCTCCTAAACATAATGTAACTACAGATAGTTTAGGTAAAATGATAAGAAAATATGATAATTCTAGTAAACGTACTACTTTAATCGATGATAAAGTAAGAGTTTACAAAGGAGGATCTTGGAGAGACAGAGCTTACTGGCTAGACCCGGCTCAAAGAAGATACTTCCCTCAGGATATGGCAACTGATTATATTGGATTCAGATGCGCAATGTCAAGAGTGGGTTCAAAATCTGAAAAGAGAAAATCTCCTAGAAACTAAGATTTAGAATTTCTGACATAAAATTCCAAATTCCAAATGCTGAATATTCAGTCTGGAATTTGGAATTTTTTTATTGTTTTTTTCTACTTTTATAGTCTATTTAAAATTTTATAAATGAATATTCAGGACATTCATAACTTATTTTTACAATGTAGTTCTCTTTCTATTGATACTAGAAAGATTGAAAAGAATTCGATGTTTTTTGCGATTAAAGGAGAGAATTTTGATGCCAATACATTTGCTAAAGAAGCCTTAGATTTAGGTGCTTTATTTGTCGTTATTGATAACAAATCATACTATATAGATGAAAGGACTATTTTGGTTGAAAATAGTTTGCAAACACTTCAGGAACTGGCGAAATTTCATCGGTCTTATTTAGGTCTTCCAATTGTTGCTTTGACTGGAAGTAATGGGAAAACAACAACTAAAGAGTTAATTAATGTTGTCTTGTCTAAAAAGTTCAAAACAAAAGCTACTATTGGTAATTTAAACAATCATATTGGTGTTCCCTTAACTTTGCTTTCGTTTACAAAAGAAACTGAGATTG is a window of Flavobacterium crocinum DNA encoding:
- the cdd gene encoding cytidine deaminase encodes the protein MKEINITTSFTIFENLNELPKEIQNLMNQAIEIRKKAYAPYSKFRVGAALLLDNGKVILGSNQENAAYPSGLCAERTAIFYAGSAYPEAKILKMAITAASDTNQTTAPIPPCGSCRQSIAEYEIKQETPIEIYFMGEIGEVYKSSSLKNLLPLMFDKKFL
- the porV gene encoding type IX secretion system outer membrane channel protein PorV; this encodes MKKLSLLLICLFTLYNSKAQESRPIVTGVPFLLVAADARAAGLGDQGVATSADVFSQQWNPAKYAFSEDAQGLSISYTPYLTDLANDISLGQVTYYNKINERSAFAGSFRYFGFGGIELRYTGDPNEAVREVNPNEFALDGSYSLKLSEEFSMAVAARFINSNLKVASEEVDASAASSFAVDVAAFYQSEEIAYQDFNGRWRAGINLQNMGPKISYDRDDLSSNFLPANLRLGGGFEFIFDDYNKLAVSAELTKLLVPTPPGIQAAVDGNGDGDFDDPEDITQQQATDAAYNNYRNIGWVSGIFKSFGDAPGGFSEEMKEVTYSLAAEYMYQDAFAMRLGYYHESPEKGAKQFFSLGAGFKYNIMKIDVSYLFSASKIKNPLENTLRFSLTFNFGDKYETY
- the porU gene encoding type IX secretion system sortase PorU; translation: MKQLFFISLFLIPILTFSQLNGGLTINWQDKKETNYGENKIIIPYFTGGGFRFNMTKKNITLLENLNISNLSSGSSVQISNVIYESLSRADLGDLGIENIPDKPNESLIITNARDLKHTFLFLNPIIKDGNSFKRIKSFSYNINNSTARSSSRTIFQKTAAISNSVLASGDWYRFYIQKSGVYKITRSFLQSLGFDPSKVDPRRIKIYGNGGRMLPLANNIYYPDDLTENAIQIAGENDGVFNNEDYILFYAEGVENWNSESQTNLNLYDTKAYYYITVAGGDGKRIQNLNQPTANSTLELSTFDDYQFHEIDQTNIVHLGRQWFGESFDINPEQEFSFNFPNLDTSIPVKIRTTTASAAFTNTSFTVSANGQNVGTINHSFLTVNSDIKYDLDSLATNTTFTGADNIKIKLAYNNNGVPGSKGYLDYIALTAKRKLLGTGKQFLFQYNDAGSVAGVVNYTIGNAAGISQIWDITDLYNISKIEKQNQTSFSFKANLGEVRKYVAIDASDYYIPSKENQSKIANQNLKGTIFRNSQNTFQDIDYLIITQKSLVSQAERLAIFHRNYSNLNVKVVSLENIYQEFSSGKQDIAGIRNFVKYIYENASSSERRIKYLNLFGDASYDYKDRIPNNNNIVPIYQALRSNTVGEGGFASDDFYGLMDPDEGIVGDPFNGIDIAVGRMLVSDNAQAQEMVNKVLEYHDTKSYGNWRNNFVLVSDDSDKPGDETLQTRQNTLADLIATEKPFFNIEKIFLDAYTQEASAGGSRYPKARTDFFNAFEKGALIFNYLGHGGEDGLASERIWEKSDSQNLNNQYKYPLFITITCEFSRFDDPTRPTAGEYVYWNPKGGAISMLTTIREIGQINGENFNDELSKNLLSYGSNQYNSIAESLRISKNEKPSSGSNVVTYIGDPALMLAIPKPRINLTKVNDIAISQPIPDFKSLSKIKISGEITDENNILLSNYNGELATAIFDKMITNTTLNNDGFSPPMQFKTLGETIFRGNASVTNGQFEFSFVVPRDIRIPVDNGKISFYSKKNAALENQTGYNNTIKIGGINENAPQDNISPKVKLYMNDETFVSGGITNESPFLLAFLEDENGINTASGIGHDIVAILDGDVSNPYILNDYYQTKLDDYTNGNLRFPFRNLAPGLHTISFTAWDVYNNPVTSEIQFTVVGDESLTLSHVLNYPNPFSTYTQFWFSHNRPYEPLDVQVQVMTITGKVVWTKNQTITTEGFLSREITWDGKDDFGDRIGKGVYIYKLTVKSNLTNKKAEKYEKLVIL
- the gldJ gene encoding gliding motility lipoprotein GldJ, with amino-acid sequence MKVNKIVVLQLMMSMVLMLGTASCSKKSSSTHASRATGWDVDSQNGTAARNAGKKQQAGPGLVFVEGGTFTMGKVQDDVMHDWNNTPTQQHVQSFYMDETEVTNGMYLEYLEWLKKVFPPTEENYKNIYEGASPDTLVWRNRLGYNETMTNNYLRHPSYANYPVVGVNWIQAVEFSKWRTDRVNEAVLEKNGYLQKGAKTNDVNAENAFNTEGYLMSPSTSRGASEEIVLKKNPTGRRPKAGKDGVVPEEKNVYAQRSSGIILPEYRLPTEAEWEYAAAADVGQREYNIYKGQKKYPWSGDYTRSNKRKNKGDQLANFKQGNGDYGGIAGWSDDGADITNAVKSYAPNDFGLYDMAGNVAEWVADVYRPIIDNEANDFNYYRGNQYAKNKIGKDGKIEIVTTATIKYDTLSNGKVIARNLPGEIAQVPVDEQETYLRQNFSTSDNINYRDGDKQSSRYFDFGDSESGSKADQAMYNSPKHNVTTDSLGKMIRKYDNSSKRTTLIDDKVRVYKGGSWRDRAYWLDPAQRRYFPQDMATDYIGFRCAMSRVGSKSEKRKSPRN